In Necator americanus strain Aroian chromosome IV, whole genome shotgun sequence, the following proteins share a genomic window:
- a CDS encoding hypothetical protein (NECATOR_CHRIV.G14581.T2) yields the protein MFCALRAMSTATLAEGPVATTIRRKLENTFSPSHLEIVCESFMHNVPKGSEKHFRVQIVSDKFEGCTVIQRHRMVNSCLADELAGPVHALRIDAISPSKWCGQKTHPSPACRGGNEIPSSLDIQIHYSIMLSRLALRPSILLSPSIRQFSHSVLRPARFGGGGSSTGFTRFTQQTGIGIRTGKTLKERLLGPTTGAPYIFGTYALAGASIFGIGALMYYGLISKEQSILQGSALWPQYVRDRLSSTYSYLAGSLAVTAASGVAASRNPAIMRLTQAGGVMGLFATLAVIIGTGMLCRSIDYDSTIAKHFAWMLHCGAMGAVLAPMCYIGGPVLMRAAWYTAGIVAGLSATAITAPSEKFLMMSGPLAMGLGVVFVANIGTFFFHPGSALGAGLMSIVLYGGLILFSAFLLHDTQRVVKHAQIYPQRDHMMYGMPEVRSYDPINAQLSIYMDVLNIFMRMAMIMSGMSGNRRK from the exons ATGTTTTGTGCTCTGAGAGCAATGAGCACAGCAACGCTAGCAGAAGGACCTGTAGCCACTACGATACGTCGGAAGTTGGAGAACACATTCTCA CCGTCTCATTTGGAGATTGTATGCGAAAGCTTTATGCATAACGTTCCAAAAGGATCGGAGAAACATTTTCGTGTGCAAATCGTCAGCGATAAGTTTGAAGGATGTACAGTGATTCAG AGGCATCGGATGGTGAACTCGTGCCTGGCTGATGAATTGGCCGGTCCAGTGCATGCTCTAAGGATCGACGCTATTTCACCGAGTAAATGGTGCGGACAGAAGACGCATCCTAGCCCAGCTTGCCGAGGTGGTAATG AAATTCCCTCTTCCTTGGATATTCAAATTCACTACAG CATAATGCTCTCGCGACTCGCTTTGCGTCCTTCGATTCTTCTTTCTCCCAGTATTCGTCAGTTTTCACACTCGGTACTGAGGCCAGCTCGATTTGGAGGTGGCGGTAGCAGTACTGGTTTCACTAGGTTTACACAACAAACC gGTATTGGGATCCGAACTGGAAAGACTCTCAAAGAAAGACTTCTTGGTCCCACAACTGGAGCCC CCTACATCTTTGGAACATATGCATTAGCTGGAGCGTCCATTTTTGGCATTGGAGCGTTGATGTATTATGGACTCATATCGAAGGAACAGTCGATCCTCCAAGGAAGCGC CCTTTGGCCACAATATGTCCGTGACCGACTTTCCTCTACCTATTCATACTTGGCGGGAAGTTTGGCAGTAACAGCAGCTAGCGGAGTTGCTGCATCTCGTAATCCAGCTATCATGCGCCTGACACAAGCCGGAGGAGTCATG GGTCTCTTCGCAACCTTAGCTGTAATTATTGGAACTGGCATGCTCTGTCGCTCGATTGATTACGATAGTACGATTGCCAAACATTTTGCATGGATGCTTCACTGCG GAGCTATGGGAGCTGTGCTAGCCCCTATGTGCTACATCGGTGGGCCGGTGCTTATGAGGGCTGCATGGTATACTGCTGGTATTGTTGCTG GTCTTTCTGCCACCGCTATCACAGCGCCATCGGAGAAGTTTCTGATGATGTCGGGACCGCTTGCTATGGGTTTGGGTGTGGTATTCGTTGCAAACATTGGGACGTTCTTCTTCCACCCAGGTTCTGCACTAGGAGCTG GACTTATGTCAATTGTTCTATATGGTGGACTAATTCTATTCTCGGCGTTTTTGCTTCATGATACACAGCGTGTAGTAAAACACGCTCAGATTTATCCACAACGTGACCATATGATGTACGGAATGCCCGAGGTCAGAAGTTACGACCCGATTAATGC GCAGCTTTCAATATACATGGATGTATTAAATATCTTCATGCGAATGGCGATGATCATGAGTGGAATGAGTGGAAATAGAAGGAAGTAG
- a CDS encoding hypothetical protein (NECATOR_CHRIV.G14581.T1): protein MLSRLALRPSILLSPSIRQFSHSVLRPARFGGGGSSTGFTRFTQQTGIGIRTGKTLKERLLGPTTGAPYIFGTYALAGASIFGIGALMYYGLISKEQSILQGSALWPQYVRDRLSSTYSYLAGSLAVTAASGVAASRNPAIMRLTQAGGVMGLFATLAVIIGTGMLCRSIDYDSTIAKHFAWMLHCGAMGAVLAPMCYIGGPVLMRAAWYTAGIVAGLSATAITAPSEKFLMMSGPLAMGLGVVFVANIGTFFFHPGSALGAGLMSIVLYGGLILFSAFLLHDTQRVVKHAQIYPQRDHMMYGMPEVRSYDPINAQLSIYMDVLNIFMRMAMIMSGMSGNRRK from the exons ATGCTCTCGCGACTCGCTTTGCGTCCTTCGATTCTTCTTTCTCCCAGTATTCGTCAGTTTTCACACTCGGTACTGAGGCCAGCTCGATTTGGAGGTGGCGGTAGCAGTACTGGTTTCACTAGGTTTACACAACAAACC gGTATTGGGATCCGAACTGGAAAGACTCTCAAAGAAAGACTTCTTGGTCCCACAACTGGAGCCC CCTACATCTTTGGAACATATGCATTAGCTGGAGCGTCCATTTTTGGCATTGGAGCGTTGATGTATTATGGACTCATATCGAAGGAACAGTCGATCCTCCAAGGAAGCGC CCTTTGGCCACAATATGTCCGTGACCGACTTTCCTCTACCTATTCATACTTGGCGGGAAGTTTGGCAGTAACAGCAGCTAGCGGAGTTGCTGCATCTCGTAATCCAGCTATCATGCGCCTGACACAAGCCGGAGGAGTCATG GGTCTCTTCGCAACCTTAGCTGTAATTATTGGAACTGGCATGCTCTGTCGCTCGATTGATTACGATAGTACGATTGCCAAACATTTTGCATGGATGCTTCACTGCG GAGCTATGGGAGCTGTGCTAGCCCCTATGTGCTACATCGGTGGGCCGGTGCTTATGAGGGCTGCATGGTATACTGCTGGTATTGTTGCTG GTCTTTCTGCCACCGCTATCACAGCGCCATCGGAGAAGTTTCTGATGATGTCGGGACCGCTTGCTATGGGTTTGGGTGTGGTATTCGTTGCAAACATTGGGACGTTCTTCTTCCACCCAGGTTCTGCACTAGGAGCTG GACTTATGTCAATTGTTCTATATGGTGGACTAATTCTATTCTCGGCGTTTTTGCTTCATGATACACAGCGTGTAGTAAAACACGCTCAGATTTATCCACAACGTGACCATATGATGTACGGAATGCCCGAGGTCAGAAGTTACGACCCGATTAATGC GCAGCTTTCAATATACATGGATGTATTAAATATCTTCATGCGAATGGCGATGATCATGAGTGGAATGAGTGGAAATAGAAGGAAGTAG
- a CDS encoding hypothetical protein (NECATOR_CHRIV.G14582.T1) — protein sequence MSVQRYVLAATCGGSAMAIATAICLTVSLLSEINSFYDEVITDMSEFKGYADDAWQQMLKTTGGDHGFVLVARTRRGYQIPPTGIEAPPELGVDAAKSAGSDDDGGSHECNCAAQSAKCPAGPPGPPGIPGAPGEDGENGEDGKAGVPGMAVMVQKMMGGCIKCPAGPSGPPGPDGPAGPEGPSGKPGTDGADGTGGESGPPGPPGPPGSDGKPGADGTPGEAGAPGMKSTNPPGPAGPPGPPGPAGPNGEDGGSAGDGAAGPAGPPGSPGKDGSPGIDGAPGEKGSDGSPGSDAAYCPCPPRSMTAIGAGAQSETIAGAGDGEKSGSESPAGGSGGNTAANAGGGGGAAVTAGGGDVSAGTNEDAASRAETASRGNGLDEAIGKGSSDSSKGAAPGSAPAAPADDAAPEGAGAPPPAPTVPAPAYPTAPIEALKSATRLRRFFRRFWA from the exons ATGAGCGTTCAACGCTACGTACTCGCTGCAACTTGCGGCGGCTCAGCCATGGCTATCGCAACCGCTATTTGTCTCACTGTATCGCTGCTAAGCGAAATCAATTCATTCTATGACGAAGTCATTACAGATATGAGCGAGTTCAAG GGCTATGCTGATGATGCTTGGCAACAGATGCTGAAAACTACAGGAGGAGACCACGGCTTTGTGCTGGTCGCGAGAACACGTAGAGGATATCAGATCCCACCCACTGGGATTGAAGCCCCTCCTGAACTAGGAGTGGATGCGGCGAAATCGGCAGGTTCTGATGATGACGGCGGATCTCACGAATGCA ACTGCGCAGCACAATCAGCCAAGTGCCCTGCGGGACCACCGGGACCACCAGGAATCCCTGGAGCACCAGGAG AAGACGGCGAGAATGGAGAAGATGGAAAGGCAGGAGTTCCCGGAATGGCCGTAATGGTTCAGAAGATGATGGGGGGCTGTATCAAATGTCCCGCTGGTCCTTCGGGACCACCGGGACCTGATGGACCTGCTGGACCAGAGGGCCCTAGTGGGAAACCGGGAACG GATGGTGCTGATGGAACTGGAGGTGAATCTGGACCTCCTGGACCACCTGGTCCGCCAGGATCAGATGGAAAGCCTGGCGCAGATGGAACACCCGGAGAAGCAG GCGCACCGGGTATGAAATCCACAAATCCTCCTGGACCAGCAGGCCCACCTGGTCCTCCAGGACCAGCAGGACCCAATGGAGAG GATGGTGGAAGTGCTGGTGACGGTGCTGCCGGTCCTGCTGGACCACCTGGATCACCAGGAAAAGATGGTTCCCCTGGCATTGATGGCGCACCTGGTGAGAAAGGATCTGATGGATCTCCTGGATCGGATGCAGCCTACTGTCCATGCCCTCCTCGTAGCATGACTGCAATCGGTGCTGGAGCTCAGTCAGAAACTATTGCAGGCGCAGGTGATGGAGAAAAGAGTGGAAGTGAATCACCAGCTGGCGGTTCTGGAGGAAATACGGCGGCGAATGCTGGAGGGGGAGGAGGAGCAGCTGTAACAGCCGGAGGAGGTGATGTGTCTGCCGGAACAAATGAAGATGCTGCTTCTAGAGCTGAAACGGCCAGTCGAGGAAATGGACTCGACGAAGCAATAGGAAAAGGGTCTTCTGACTCCAGCAAAGGCGCTGCGCCTGGGTCAGCTCCCGCAGCTCCAGCAGATGATGCTGCTCCAGAAGGAGCTGGAGCTCCACCTCCAGCACCAACAGTTCCCGCTCCTGCCTATCCAACTGCTCCTATTGAAGCGCTCAAGTCTGCGACGAGGTTGCGACGGTTCTTTAGGCGTTTCTGGGCCTGA